The following coding sequences are from one Kallotenue papyrolyticum window:
- a CDS encoding sensor histidine kinase: MGTKYQQRATAIIDAQLEQLRAVLTEVNERLGPATTDLRQIGRTIDELELRRSFNRANAILERQIRQLRERQQALEHEVADLSRAARSIEQLIRQTEMSSAILRDDTPQADPWELALKAQIIQGREDERARLAREVHDGPAQVVAHVVLGLEHSITLAQQGKIDRLLELLRNLRDSSKSALYEVRRFIADLRPPALESKGLDGALRELSERVAASGAITIQCDGAALPRLNPEQEIVLFRIAQEALNNAVKHARNATVNLHFAAVRGQVVLLIRDNGPGFDPRTVAARSNGKHWGLAGMRERAELIGARLTIASAPGSGSEIRVVLPLDAG, translated from the coding sequence GTGGGCACCAAATACCAACAACGCGCGACGGCGATCATCGATGCGCAGCTCGAACAGTTGCGCGCGGTGCTGACCGAGGTCAACGAGCGGCTAGGCCCGGCCACGACCGACCTACGTCAGATCGGGCGCACCATCGACGAGCTGGAGCTGCGTCGCTCGTTCAACCGCGCCAACGCGATCCTGGAGCGCCAGATCCGTCAGCTACGCGAGCGGCAGCAGGCGCTGGAGCACGAGGTGGCCGACCTGAGCCGCGCGGCGCGCAGCATCGAGCAACTGATCCGCCAGACCGAGATGAGCAGCGCCATTCTGCGCGACGACACGCCGCAGGCCGATCCCTGGGAGCTGGCGCTCAAGGCGCAGATCATCCAGGGGCGCGAAGACGAGCGTGCGCGCCTGGCGCGCGAGGTGCACGATGGGCCTGCGCAGGTGGTGGCGCACGTCGTGCTGGGCCTGGAGCACAGCATCACCCTGGCGCAGCAGGGCAAAATCGACCGCCTGTTGGAGCTGCTGCGCAACCTGCGCGACTCGAGCAAAAGCGCGCTGTACGAGGTGCGCCGTTTCATCGCCGATTTGCGACCGCCCGCGCTCGAAAGCAAAGGGCTGGATGGCGCACTGCGCGAGCTGAGCGAGCGCGTGGCGGCGAGCGGCGCGATCACGATCCAGTGCGACGGCGCTGCGCTGCCGCGGCTCAATCCCGAACAGGAGATCGTGCTGTTCCGCATCGCCCAGGAAGCGCTGAACAACGCCGTCAAGCACGCCCGCAACGCCACCGTCAATCTCCACTTCGCCGCCGTGCGCGGTCAGGTCGTGCTGCTGATCCGCGACAACGGTCCCGGTTTCGATCCGCGCACCGTGGCTGCGCGCAGCAACGGCAAGCACTGGGGGCTGGCCGGCATGCGCGAGCGCGCTGAGCTGATCGGTGCGCGCCTGACGATCGCCTCCGCGCCCGGCAGCGGCAGCGAGATCCGGGTGGTCCTGCCACTTGACGCTGGGTAG
- a CDS encoding response regulator yields MEAIRVLIMDDHPIFRRGIRWILDSADDMVVVGEAENGQEAIELADRLSPDVVLVDINLPGMNGLEIARVIKRRDPRIRIVVLSVHDDDEQLFNAIKVGAAAYQTKNIAPEALMQVIREVAGGAYLINDTVMSKPHVAARVLNQFRELAATGEENSQLFAPLTSREIEILDCIARGMSNREIASQLSISGQTVKNHITSILSKLQVNDRTMAVIYAIQRGWIKMGGEKPPEGEGRAARRRGGATGSAAGD; encoded by the coding sequence ATGGAAGCGATTCGCGTGTTGATCATGGACGATCACCCGATCTTTCGTCGGGGCATCCGCTGGATTCTCGACTCAGCCGACGATATGGTCGTGGTCGGCGAGGCCGAAAACGGCCAAGAAGCGATCGAACTGGCCGATCGGCTCTCGCCGGATGTGGTGCTGGTGGACATTAATCTGCCGGGCATGAACGGGTTGGAGATCGCGCGGGTGATCAAACGGCGCGATCCACGTATCCGGATCGTGGTGCTGAGCGTGCACGACGACGATGAGCAGCTCTTCAACGCGATCAAGGTCGGCGCAGCGGCCTACCAGACCAAAAACATCGCGCCAGAAGCGTTGATGCAGGTGATCCGCGAGGTGGCCGGCGGCGCGTACCTGATCAACGATACGGTGATGAGCAAGCCACACGTGGCGGCGCGCGTGCTCAATCAGTTCCGCGAGCTGGCCGCGACCGGCGAGGAAAATTCGCAGCTCTTCGCGCCCCTGACCAGCCGCGAGATCGAGATTCTGGACTGCATCGCCCGCGGGATGTCCAACCGCGAAATCGCTTCGCAACTGTCGATCAGCGGCCAGACCGTTAAGAATCACATCACCTCGATCCTCTCCAAGTTGCAGGTCAACGACCGGACCATGGCCGTGATCTACGCCATTCAGAGGGGTTGGATCAAAATGGGTGGCGAGAAGCCGCCCGAAGGCGAGGGACGGGCGGCGCGCCGGCGCGGCGGCGCGACCGGCAGCGCTGCGGGCGACTGA
- a CDS encoding arsenate reductase ArsC, translating to MTIRVLFLCTHNSARSQMAEGLLRALGGERYEVFSAGTEATQVRPLAIKAMAELGIDISGQHSKTLERFLNQPFDYVITVCDQAAEACPLFPGPARRLHWSLPDPSKATGDEEAQLAVYRQVRDELATRIRELIAADHAASASPA from the coding sequence ATGACCATCCGCGTCTTGTTTCTCTGCACGCATAACTCCGCCCGCTCGCAGATGGCCGAGGGCCTGCTGCGCGCGCTGGGCGGCGAGCGCTACGAGGTCTTCAGCGCCGGCACCGAAGCCACGCAAGTACGCCCGCTGGCGATCAAGGCCATGGCCGAACTGGGCATCGACATCAGCGGGCAGCACTCCAAAACGTTGGAGCGCTTCCTGAACCAACCCTTTGATTATGTCATCACCGTCTGCGACCAGGCGGCGGAGGCCTGCCCGCTCTTTCCGGGACCGGCCCGACGCCTGCACTGGAGCCTGCCCGATCCCTCCAAAGCCACCGGCGACGAGGAAGCCCAACTGGCGGTCTATCGCCAGGTACGCGACGAGTTGGCCACGCGCATCCGCGAGTTGATCGCCGCCGACCACGCCGCGAGTGCCAGCCCTGCCTAA
- a CDS encoding MarR family transcriptional regulator, which translates to MTEVQLGPTAQRVINFLQQHRADRFTPEELAEHLDCTPQEVRAALHTLEERNLVERSKVAGASEVYSLRR; encoded by the coding sequence ATGACGGAGGTACAACTGGGACCCACCGCCCAACGCGTGATCAACTTCCTGCAACAGCATCGCGCCGATCGCTTCACGCCGGAGGAGTTGGCCGAACATCTGGACTGCACGCCCCAGGAGGTGCGCGCCGCATTGCATACCCTGGAGGAGCGCAATCTGGTGGAACGCAGCAAGGTCGCGGGCGCTAGCGAGGTATACAGCCTGCGCCGCTAA
- a CDS encoding class I SAM-dependent methyltransferase — protein MNATQRVLTALEARLRARFRLIDVDVRLPWSGARYRLSQPASFDRLLTAAAGDPEQQVPYWATLWPSGVALADLALQRQRQLRGQRVLELGCGLGLTATAVMEAGADLLVTDYAPEALLLCRQAVLRNTERAPRTWRINWRQPPERWLRLAPWPLVLAADVLYEARDVMPLLRLIEQIVAPDGLLWLAEPGRTPAEQFVERLCSRGWRATTVLHAGPWPDPQDARIVVRIHLLQRS, from the coding sequence TTGAATGCCACGCAACGCGTGCTGACCGCGCTGGAGGCGCGCCTGCGGGCGCGTTTCCGGCTGATCGATGTAGATGTACGCTTACCCTGGAGCGGTGCGCGCTACCGGCTCAGTCAGCCGGCCTCCTTTGATCGTCTGCTGACGGCCGCTGCCGGCGATCCCGAACAGCAGGTGCCCTACTGGGCGACGCTCTGGCCCAGCGGCGTGGCGCTGGCCGACCTGGCGCTGCAACGGCAGCGGCAGCTGCGCGGGCAGCGCGTGCTGGAGTTGGGCTGTGGCCTGGGACTGACCGCCACCGCGGTTATGGAGGCCGGTGCCGATCTGCTGGTAACCGACTACGCGCCCGAAGCCTTGCTGCTCTGTCGTCAGGCGGTGCTGCGCAACACCGAACGCGCGCCGCGCACGTGGCGCATCAACTGGCGCCAGCCGCCGGAGCGTTGGTTGCGACTGGCGCCCTGGCCGCTGGTGCTGGCCGCCGATGTGCTCTACGAAGCGCGCGATGTCATGCCGCTGCTGCGCCTGATCGAGCAGATCGTAGCGCCGGATGGCCTGCTCTGGTTGGCCGAGCCGGGCCGCACGCCGGCGGAGCAGTTCGTCGAACGGCTTTGCTCCCGAGGTTGGCGCGCTACCACCGTGCTGCATGCCGGACCCTGGCCCGATCCGCAGGATGCGCGGATCGTGGTGCGCATACACCTGCTGCAGCGCAGCTAG
- a CDS encoding sigma-70 family RNA polymerase sigma factor, translating into MHTQHPTRLEEQRDAPLQAESEPAWDEAEQPERSTLEDSIQLYLREIGQVSLLTAEQEVALAQRIERGQLARAQLEAGCTPAERPALEALVADGAQARQELIQANLRLVVSVAKRYIGHQMSFLDLVQEGNLGLMRAVDKFDWRKGNRFSTYATWWIRQAVSRSLAEHGRLIRLPVHLGEMISQVRRTMQQLEQALERPPTEEELAAALGISVRKVKRLLTAAIAPISLEQPTGPDGDTFVGEMLADEAEDGPMETATQNLLYQDVHAALEALPERERQVLALRYGLQDGRRRTLEEVGAAFGITRERTRQIEAEAMRRLRAPEVGRRLQGYLE; encoded by the coding sequence ATGCACACACAACACCCAACACGCCTGGAGGAGCAGCGGGACGCACCGCTGCAGGCCGAGTCGGAACCAGCCTGGGACGAGGCCGAGCAGCCTGAGCGCTCAACGCTTGAAGATTCGATCCAGCTCTACCTGCGCGAAATTGGGCAGGTCTCCCTATTGACCGCCGAACAGGAAGTCGCGCTAGCCCAGCGCATCGAACGCGGACAGTTGGCGCGCGCACAACTCGAGGCCGGTTGCACGCCCGCCGAGCGCCCGGCCCTGGAAGCCCTGGTCGCGGACGGGGCGCAAGCGCGCCAGGAGTTGATCCAGGCCAACCTGCGCTTGGTGGTCAGTGTGGCCAAGCGCTACATCGGCCACCAAATGTCGTTTCTCGATCTGGTGCAGGAAGGCAATCTGGGCCTGATGCGCGCCGTGGACAAATTCGACTGGCGCAAGGGCAACCGCTTCTCAACCTATGCCACTTGGTGGATCCGCCAGGCGGTGAGTCGCTCGCTGGCCGAGCACGGGCGGTTGATCCGCTTGCCGGTGCATCTGGGCGAAATGATTTCGCAGGTGCGCCGCACTATGCAGCAACTCGAACAGGCCCTGGAGCGCCCGCCCACCGAGGAGGAGCTGGCCGCCGCACTCGGCATCAGTGTGCGCAAAGTCAAGCGCCTGCTGACGGCAGCAATCGCGCCGATCTCGCTGGAACAGCCAACCGGTCCGGACGGCGACACCTTTGTCGGCGAGATGCTGGCCGACGAGGCCGAGGATGGTCCCATGGAGACGGCGACGCAGAACCTGCTCTACCAGGATGTGCACGCTGCGCTGGAAGCGCTGCCCGAGCGTGAACGTCAGGTACTGGCCCTGCGCTATGGCCTGCAGGATGGTCGGCGCCGCACACTGGAAGAGGTGGGCGCGGCCTTCGGCATCACCCGTGAGCGGACGCGGCAGATCGAAGCCGAGGCCATGCGCCGCCTGCGTGCGCCGGAGGTCGGCCGCCGCCTACAGGGCTACCTCGAATAA
- the tsaD gene encoding tRNA (adenosine(37)-N6)-threonylcarbamoyltransferase complex transferase subunit TsaD, whose product MTQLDPQSTILALETSCDETAAAVIHGGRWIVSNAVASQMHLHERYGGVVPELASRQHITTLVPVIEEALAPLPRGWDAIDAIACTYGPGLPGALLAGVNAAKGLAWARGKALIAVNHLEAHIYANWLYPEVLGARAFATERPELPPPEFPLVCLIVSGGHTALVLLRDHGDYTLLGQTRDDAAGEAFDKAARLMGLGYPGGPHMERLAAGVDPGDVVVPRAWLGESFDFSFSGIKTFVLHATQRALRTGETSLLEADPQYARQLAAAFQEAVVDVLVTKTLAAAERFAARSVLLAGGVAANRRLRQVLSERSPVPVRYPPLWLCTDNAAMVGAAAYYRAAQGLQHGWELSVKPNLRLV is encoded by the coding sequence ATGACACAGCTCGATCCGCAAAGCACCATTCTGGCGCTAGAGACCTCGTGCGACGAAACCGCGGCGGCGGTGATCCACGGCGGGCGTTGGATCGTTTCCAACGCTGTCGCCTCGCAGATGCACCTGCACGAACGCTACGGCGGAGTTGTGCCGGAGCTGGCCTCGCGCCAGCACATCACCACGCTGGTGCCCGTGATCGAGGAAGCGCTCGCGCCGCTGCCACGCGGCTGGGACGCGATCGACGCCATCGCCTGCACCTACGGGCCCGGCCTGCCAGGAGCGCTGCTGGCCGGCGTCAACGCCGCCAAGGGCTTAGCCTGGGCGCGCGGCAAAGCGCTGATCGCCGTCAACCATCTCGAAGCCCATATCTATGCCAACTGGCTGTATCCGGAGGTGCTCGGTGCGCGTGCCTTCGCGACGGAACGGCCTGAGCTGCCACCGCCCGAGTTTCCGCTGGTCTGCCTGATCGTATCGGGTGGCCATACCGCACTGGTGCTGCTGCGCGACCACGGCGATTACACACTGCTGGGGCAGACGCGCGATGACGCCGCCGGCGAAGCCTTCGACAAGGCTGCGCGCCTGATGGGCTTGGGCTATCCCGGCGGGCCGCACATGGAACGCCTGGCCGCCGGCGTCGATCCCGGTGACGTGGTTGTGCCGCGCGCCTGGCTGGGCGAAAGCTTCGACTTCTCGTTCAGCGGCATTAAGACCTTTGTGCTACATGCTACGCAGCGCGCTCTGCGCACGGGCGAGACCAGTCTGCTGGAGGCCGATCCCCAGTACGCGCGCCAACTGGCCGCCGCCTTCCAGGAAGCGGTGGTAGATGTGTTGGTAACCAAGACGCTTGCCGCTGCCGAACGCTTCGCTGCGCGCAGCGTGTTGCTAGCCGGGGGTGTGGCCGCCAACCGACGCCTGCGCCAGGTCCTGAGCGAGCGCTCACCTGTGCCGGTGCGCTATCCTCCCCTTTGGCTCTGTACCGACAATGCCGCCATGGTAGGCGCTGCCGCCTACTACCGCGCTGCACAGGGTTTGCAGCACGGCTGGGAGCTCAGCGTCAAGCCAAACCTGCGCCTCGTCTAG